A region from the Lolium perenne isolate Kyuss_39 chromosome 4, Kyuss_2.0, whole genome shotgun sequence genome encodes:
- the LOC127291962 gene encoding calreticulin: protein MAVLARSSHSAAAVALVALALVSAVAGEVFFQEKFDDGWEDRWVKSEWKKEDGTAGEWSHTSGNWSGDAQDKGIQTSEDYRFYAISAQYPEFSNKDKTLVLQFSVKHEQKLDCGGGYVKLLGGDVDQKKFGGETPYSIMFGPDICGYTTKKVHAILTKYGKNNLIKKEVPCETDQLTHVYTFVLRPDATYSILIDNVEKQTGSVYDDWDILPAKKIRDPEAKKPEDWEDNEYIPDPEDKKPEGYDDIPKEVTDPDATKPEDWDEEEDGEWTAPTIPNPEYKGPWTQKKIKNPNFKGKWKAPLIDNPEFKDDPYIYSFDSLKHIGIELWQVKSGTLFDNILITDDAEYAKKLAEETWGKHKDAEKAAFDEAEKKKLEEESANATDDEKDDASDDEEDDDDADIDTGSDVETKDDSAVKPQQVSTDEKVEEISKDASQKKDEL, encoded by the exons ATGGCGGTCCTCGCGAGGTCGTCGCACTCCGCCGCGGCCGTCGCCCTGGTCGCGCTCGCGCTCGTGTCGGCCGTCGCCGGCGAGGTCTTCTTCCAGGAGAAGTTCGATG ATGGGTGGGAAGATCGCTGGGTAAAATCCGAGTGGAAGAAGGAGGACGGCACGGCCGGCGAGTGGAGCCACACCTCCGGCAACTGGAGCGGAGATGCGCAAGACAAAG GCATCCAGACCTCTGAGGACTACAGGTTCTACGCCATCTCGGCGCAATACCCGGAGTTCAGCAACAAGGACAAGACCCTGGTGCTGCAGTTCTCCGTCAAGCACGAGCAGAAGCTTGACTGCGGCGGCGGCTACGTCAAGCTGCTCGGCGGTGACGTCGACCAGAAGAAGTTCGGTGGCGAGACCCCCTACAG CATCATGTTTGGGCCGGATATCTGCGGGTACACCACCAAGAAGGTGCACGCCATCCTCACCAAGTACGGCAAGaacaatctgatcaagaaggaggtGCCCTGCGAAACGGACCAGCTGACGCACGTGTACACCTTCGTCCTCCGCCCCGATGCCACGTACAGCATTCTCATCGACAACGTAGAGAAGCAAACTGGCAGCGTCTATGATGACTGGGACATTCTCCCTGCCAAGAAGATTAGGGACCCTGAGGCTAAGAAG CCAGAAGACTGGGAGGACAACGAATACATTCCTGATCCTGAGGACAAGAAGCCAGAG GGTTATGATGACATTCCCAAGGAAGTAACTGATCCTGATGCGACCAAG CCTGAGGACTGGGATGAGGAGGAAGATGGTGAATGGACAGCCCCAACCATTCCAAACCCTGAGTATAAGGGACCATGGACGCAAAAG AAAATTAAGAACCCGAACTTCAAAGGCAAGTGGAAGGCACCTTTGATCGATAACCCAG AGTTCAAGGATGATCCTTACATCTACTCTTTTGACAGCCTGAAGCACATTGGCATTGAGCTGTGGCAG GTTAAATCAGGAACTCTGTTCGACAACATCCTGATCACGGATGACGCTGAGTACGCGAAGAAGTTGGCAGAGGAGACCTGGGGCAAGCACAAAGAT GCTGAGAAGGCTGCCTTTGACGAGGCTGAGAAGAAGAAGCTCGAGGAG GAATCCGCGAACGCCACGGATGATGAAAAAGACGATGCGTCAGAT GAcgaggaggatgatgatgatgcagacATCGATACTGGCAGCGACGTGGAGACCAAGGATGACTCTGCTGTTAAGCCGCAGCAGGTGTCTACCGACGAGAAGGTGGAGGAAATTAGCAAGGATGCTTCCCAGAAGAAGGACGAGCTTTAG